CTGAGTCTTGCCATCCAAGTACCTGAAATTTTCAATCTCTTTTTCAGCAACTCGTGTGCAAATTAGAGGTTTGCACGTGCCAGTGGATGTTTTGTATAAAGAGAACGTAAGATAGGAAATTGAAGTATTAACAGCAATGCATGATCACATCACAAGTAAATCATTTCCCATaccaaaagagaagagagagaaaaaaagaaaaaaaagaaaagaaagaggagcTAGCTACCAAAAGATACAAAATAGATTGATAAAACTGCACATCTGTGCTTGTTTTGATAAACTCTTGTTAGGAATATGTCAGTCAAAGAAACAACTCTTCTTTAGTAGGATAGCAGAATCACCCAAACATAACCTCTTTTATTGATGATTCCGTGCGAAAAACGTAGTTTGTAGCTTTTAAGTTCATTGCAAGAACCTATCTGTTTCCAAGGATTCTAAACTCTAATCTTGTATGTCATGAAAATGTGAGCAATAGCACCACCAGtttcaaataaattctgaCAGCTGCTATAAGTATAAATCTATCTATAATTCTATAAAATGATGCTACATGCTTAATAATAAGTTGGTTTTACTGAGCTGAGAGAGCCTTTAGACTgtcaaattcaattccaataaaTAGTTGAGAAGCAGAGTAATTTGGAGTCAACATACGATTTTATTCTGCCTTTTAGAGAATTGATAGTGTCAACCGTCGTAGAAGCATCAACAGCAAATTCAACAGAATCACCCATCTCCGGGCTCCTATAAAAGTTGCTGATGGGTTTAGAAGCCAGTACTGAATTCGGATAGTATATTTTCTCATTGTCATATCTCAAGAAGATCGTTGTCAATATGTTCATCTCTTCAACAATCATCTGTCAGGTTTCAATGCGTCAAGTGAAGTTGTTTTAGTAGCAGTAAAGTTATTTGAAAAATGAGGATTGCGGAGTTACCTGTACTCCATCAACAACACAACGGTCGCCTACATCAAATGGGTGCATCACAAAGACGAATATGATGGCTTCAAACACAGTTTTCGCAGTATTACCAAACACAAACACCACCAGTAAAAGCTGTGATGATATAAAGACCAGTATGTTGGTTGTCAAAAATCCCATCAGAAGTAACCACACAATAAGGATCACAAGAAGCAAAAGTCCTGAGGCAAGCCTATTCAGCTCCTCTATTGCTGTTTTAGTGTCATTTAAAGAATGTGCCAGTGATTTGCGTTCAAGGTAGACATTCACCTGAAAACAAGAAGAATGTTAAGAGTCATGAATTAAAATTCTATATTGTTGACCAACAGAAGAATAGAAATTCACTGTCCACAACATATAATATTAAGATCCTATGGAAGGGTAGCTTTAAATACTTATAATTTTGTGTGCCAACTGGATATCACAAGAAGTACATAAAATGTTAGTTCTGGCAGTATAATAAGaagtttcagaccaaaaaagaaaataaaaaaaccaaataaagaaGTTACCAGCCAgttcttcaaagcttttctCTTGATCTTTCCATTTTCTGCTGCTCCTTCAAACAGAGGAAGTACAAGGTCGACCTCCTCCTTTTTCATGAAGCGCAGGAGATCATCTTCCTCAATGTGCCTAGTCCATTTAATAGAAAGAAATAGTGAGAAAATAAAGTTCAAACTACACGTTGTCAAAATGTTGGAGGAattttttggaaaaagaaagaaattctCACTTGCTGCCACGCTTGGCTACATTAAGGAAAATATCATAAGCCACAGCCTTTGCTTCCCACTCACTAGTAATCTCTTTATTTGTCTGCTCGCCCTCCTCCTCATCAATGCTCTCAAGTGTGTTGGAGATGGTAGATAACCCAGAACTCCTTACAACATTAATCAACCCTTTCATGGTCCAAGCAGAAACTTTGTCTTGCTTCATCTTCTTGAGCTTTTCTACATCAATCACCTCTTGTTTGGCCCCTTCCATCCCCTTATTCGCCGCGCCCTTCATATTTTTGAAACTCAACTGGCCAGTACTTGGTGTCCTTCCTACTTTTTCTGCCATCTCCATCAATGGAGGCCCTGAAAGGGTGCGGAGAACATACTGATGAAAGATTGATTCTTGAATCCGATCAAAGAATCTCGAGCATTGGAAAGAAGAAGCTACTAATTTCACAAACAAATTCTTCGCCAGCCATATGGCTGATCCAATTAGACAAGAAGCCAGGCCCCTTGTAACATAACCTAGAATCCTAGAGGTTTTCCTTGACCTCTTCACCCCGTGGCCGTCGAACAATAAAGCCCATGCCAGAAGAATCAAAcccaaccaaataaaaatctgCACACTTCTCTTCAATCCATAAACAAAGTACAGAACTTTCTTCTTAAGCAGGAAGTTCATTTCAATCAAGAAAACTAGAACATTAATCAACCATTCTGTGACCAATCTGCCACACAAgacaaccaccaccaaaacACACCATTTCCATAGTTCCAAACTCCAAATCTTCTTGTGCTCCAACTTAGTAACAGTCAAGCAAGCAATTAAAAACCCAACAACGCACACAAATACAATCAACTCAATCAAGACCAACTTTTTCAACTTCTTCTTACCGGACTTCTCACGCACCTTAAGATTGGCAGTCTTATACacctcatcatcatcgtcTTCCTCGCCACCCGGTTCGATCAATGGTGTTCGTGGGGTTACGGGGGCTGATCTTAGAGTGTCTCTTGGAGTTGTGGCTGTGGCTTTTGAGCTTGGTGATGCCACATTAGGCGAATTAGCATTTGACTTCAACTGGGTATTTTCATCAGTCACCTTCATTTCACCAGGAGGAACTGGCTCAACAAATCTCGACTTGGGTTTTGAGAACGCAGACCTCGAAAACGAAGCTCGTCGAGAAGCGGGTTCGGTTGGGACTTTCGGAGGCTTACCGGGTGTGAGACTTTGCCCTGATATATCTGGAGAAGGAGAAGCAGAATCTGACACTCTGAGGCTCTGAAGCTCCGTTAGCTCAAGATTCGAGTCACGGGTTTCATTATTCAAACCAGTCTGTCCTTCGGTGACCGAAATCTGCAAAACGACTTCgtttcttcctttcttctccTCCATGTCTTTTCCACCGTCCATGGCCACTTTCCACTGCTACTGTAGCGGAAGATTAGCGCTTCAGATACCCATTTAAATAGAGAATAAGATACCCTTTGAGTctgaacctttttttttttttttcttcttttccggGAAAGTAATGAACTCTCTGGAGAATCTTTGTTCTGTTGTCCGGAGAGAGACAGAGCATGAAGCAATTTTCTAGCCAACTGCTGTATAATGTGAATTTTGTGAGAGAGCAAAGTCTGAGAAAACCAGGAAGCTAAATTCAGAACACAAATTTTAATGTATTTAGTTAATATATAAACTTCTTTTGGAGCTGGAAATGGTTGACTGACTGATAGAGCCGCGAAATTTAAGAACAAGTTGTACTTTGAAAATAAATCCAACAGCAACCCAACAAGACAAAAGAAACTATATTTGaaaaggcaaaacaaaaagaaaaaaatgattaaCATTTCTGTCCTGTTAAATATATTAacatttcttttgttattgttaGTGCTCTGCAACTTGTTGCAACCAAATTAAATCTGGAACTTTTAAATTATGAGTAAATTATGGCACTTTTGTGGCAGAGCTTTCTAAATGGAGGGTAGTGGTGCAAGTACATATCCTGTACAAAGCCCACGCATGTATGTTTTGTTGTCCTTCACTTCAACTTTACTTTGAAGTTTGGAACTCATCATCGTTCATGGATATTGAGTCTATACATTTAGCATCAACATATTACacgtatttaaaaaaatactaacTATTAAATTGAtctaataaattttaatagtTGACATAGCCTCcaccttttctctctctacgcATTCATAGCCCTATCGTGATCTTTGACATGGAACGATTGTctcaacaatttaaaattaaacaagcaaatacaTAAATGAAAGTTAATTTGCCACAACCTCAAGTATTGcaattgaaaatattaaatgtgCCTTCCAACTAGTGAGAAATTTTATGAGAAATTTATggtgtttttttcttgattcGATGTCATGTCAGTTGAATTCAAGACATGTTGaactttaattatatttattttgtattatcTTTTGATTCCTTAATCAACGTTAAATTTTAGTGTGTCATCTTAACTTATTGTgtaaccttctctctaacctttttctttggaccttctcacttttttctttgacatgtgtcattctctttacacttaaaacaatgtcattaatatattatacaagttaacttttgcttttcaagtttactcttattaaatgtattcaatttatccaaaaaaaattcgcAACTTTTTTACCatcttatgaatttttttctaacgttaattttttattataaagaaaatatttgcttTTAAGAGGAAatgtttgggtttttttttttaattttaacacaaggaaaaaaaaagtcctttgtgtttataaaaaaaaaaacatttcctcttttaaaaaaaaaaactaacattttctttaaaaaaataattgacgtttataaaaaaaaggtaagaaagttgtgaaattgttttggataaattgaatacatttaataagggtaaacttggaaagcaaaagttaacttgtataatatattaatgacattattttaagtgtaagaagaatgacacatgtcaaacaaaaaaggaagaatgTCCAAAGGAGAAgattagagagaaggttgctagcatttctCATTGTGTAATCCTATACTAATTTGTGTAGGGACGGACTCTTAGTATATTATTAgcaatatcaatattgttCTCAACTTAATCACATATTTAGTATGTGTgggattttatacaaaaggtCTCGATGATAGTAGTAGTTGAACtattcattatttattttatttaatcaaatttCCGATGTGTTACTTATATtcttcaaaaaatataaaccCAACATGTTTGAGATGTGAGATATCTATAGAATTTTGCATAGGTTGGTGGGGGATGGCGCAGCCTG
Above is a genomic segment from Prunus dulcis chromosome 7, ALMONDv2, whole genome shotgun sequence containing:
- the LOC117635684 gene encoding mechanosensitive ion channel protein 10-like; amino-acid sequence: MDGGKDMEEKKGRNEVVLQISVTEGQTGLNNETRDSNLELTELQSLRVSDSASPSPDISGQSLTPGKPPKVPTEPASRRASFSRSAFSKPKSRFVEPVPPGEMKVTDENTQLKSNANSPNVASPSSKATATTPRDTLRSAPVTPRTPLIEPGGEEDDDDEVYKTANLKVREKSGKKKLKKLVLIELIVFVCVVGFLIACLTVTKLEHKKIWSLELWKWCVLVVVVLCGRLVTEWLINVLVFLIEMNFLLKKKVLYFVYGLKRSVQIFIWLGLILLAWALLFDGHGVKRSRKTSRILGYVTRGLASCLIGSAIWLAKNLFVKLVASSFQCSRFFDRIQESIFHQYVLRTLSGPPLMEMAEKVGRTPSTGQLSFKNMKGAANKGMEGAKQEVIDVEKLKKMKQDKVSAWTMKGLINVVRSSGLSTISNTLESIDEEEGEQTNKEITSEWEAKAVAYDIFLNVAKRGSKHIEEDDLLRFMKKEEVDLVLPLFEGAAENGKIKRKALKNWLVNVYLERKSLAHSLNDTKTAIEELNRLASGLLLLVILIVWLLLMGFLTTNILVFISSQLLLVVFVFGNTAKTVFEAIIFVFVMHPFDVGDRCVVDGVQMIVEEMNILTTIFLRYDNEKIYYPNSVLASKPISNFYRSPEMGDSVEFAVDASTTVDTINSLKGRIKSYLDGKTQHWRPTHSVVVKDIEDVNKMKMALYITHTINFQNYGDKSSRRSELVLELKKIFEDLGIKYHLLPQEVHIRYVGPATSELPPTWR